A window of Streptomyces broussonetiae genomic DNA:
TGGTCCGGCTCGCCCTGCCCGCGTCGTTGCTCGGCCGGGCGCTGGGCGCAGTCGTGCCTGTGGCCCTGGCCGGCTCGCTGGTCCTGACGTACGTCAACGCCAGCGGCGCCCTCGGCTCCTTCATCGCTCGGCCACGCCCGCTGCTGCTGGGCGCCGCGCTGGTCGTGGCGGCACTGGTCTGCCAGCTGTCGTTCGTGCTCGGCCGCTGCGCGGCGCGGCTGCTGCGGCTGGACCCGCCCGCCGCTTCCTCGCTCACCCTCGCCTGCGGCATGAACAACAGCAGCGCCAGCGCCGTACTGATCACCGCCGTGCTCCCGGACAAACCACATCTACTGCTCCCGGTCCTCGCCTACGGCCTGCTCCAGAAGACAGCCGCCAACCGAGTCGTACGGGTCCGGCCTCCCACGGTGTTGCGTTCTATTGCCTAGAACGGTCCCCGGCCCGACGCCGGGGGCCGCAGGACACCGGTGCGCGCAAGCTGTCACAGCATGTCCCCGGGATCCGGGATGCGACACGCGTCGATGGCTGCGACCGTACGGTTCGACGCGGGCCGGCCCGCACGTGAGGCAGTCAACAGCGGCCTGCTCCCCACCGTCAGGCGGCTGAGCAGGGAAGATAGAGAACTTGGACGGGAGTATCTAGGGTCAGCACGTGGCTTTCATCATGGTGTGCGAAGACGACGCGGCGGTCCGCGGCGTCCTCAAGCGCGCCCTGGAGCACGACGGCCACACCGTCTCCGTCGCCGCCACGGCCGACAGCCTGCTGCGGCAGCTCGCACCGGCGCCCCATCTGGTCGTCCTGGATCTCGGGCTCCCGGACGCCGACGGCCGCGACGTCTGCGTGGCCCTGCGGGCTCGCGGCGTCGACGCGCCGGTGTTGATGCTCACCGCCCTGGACGGCCTGCATCACAAGGTGGGCGGCTTCGAGGCCGGCGCCGACGACTACATGACCAAGCCCTTCGACATCCCGGAACTGCTGGTCCGGGTCCGGGCGCTGCTGCGCCGGGCCACCGTCGCGCCCGCACCGCGCGAGGTCGTCCTCGATCCGGCGAAGCACGTGGTGACCTACGATGCGGTGAGCATGAGCCTGACCCCGACCGAGTTCCGGCTGCTGGGCCGCCTGATCGCCTCGCAGGGCGACGCGGTGCGCCGCCACGCCCTCATCGCTGCCGGCTGGCCGCACGGGGCGCAGGTCAGCGACAACACTCTCGACTCCTATGTGCGCCGGTTGCGGGCCAAGCTCGGTCCGCTGGGCGTGGCCGAGCGGCTGGCGACCGTCCGCGGCGTGGGCTACCGATGGCAGTGACGGGATTCCGTAAGCGGGTCGTCGCGCTCACCGTGCTGATCGCCACCGCCGTGGTGGCAATACTGGTCGTGGTCTCGCACGTGCTGCTGAGCCGGGTGACGGACACCGACGCGCACGATCTGGCACGTACTCGCGCCGAGGCGGTCGCGGCGAACGTCACCGCCAAAGGCGGCCGTGTCGTTCTGACGGAGAACAGCAGCGAGGCGCTGGACGAGGTCGCCTGGGTGTATGCCGACGGCCGCCTGATCGACGGGAACGTGCCGCCGAGCGTGGTCGATCGCGTCGAGGAGCTGGCGGACTCCGGGCGATCGCAGACCGCGACGGTCGGCGATTACCTCCTGTACGCGCGGCAGGTCCCGATCCACGGCCACCACGTCATGGTGATCGTCCGGGTGGACCTCACGCCCTACGAGACATCCGAGCAGCGCAGCCTGGCCTTGTCCCTGATACTGGGCGGCCTCACGATCCTCCTCGCCGGCGGTGTCGCGCACCTCGTGGTACACCGCGCGCTGCGGGTCGTGCACGAGATGGCCGCCCTCGCCGACGACTGGGGCCATCACGAACCCGGGCGCCGCTTCAACCTCGGAGTCCCCCGCGACGAGTTCGGGGAACTGGGGCGGACCCTGGACCACCTCCTGGAACGCGTCGACAACGCGCTGGCGGACGAGCGACGGCTCACCGATGAGATCGCCCACGAGCTCAGGACACCGCTCACGGTCCTGCGGGCCGAGGCGCAGCTGGCGCAGCTGTCCGGCAAGCCGGTGCCGCCGGAGGCGGTGCTGAGCGAGGTCGACCGCCTCGATGCGGCGATCACGACGCTTCTGCGCGCCGCTCGGGCACGGACGGACGAGGTGACC
This region includes:
- a CDS encoding response regulator transcription factor, which gives rise to MAFIMVCEDDAAVRGVLKRALEHDGHTVSVAATADSLLRQLAPAPHLVVLDLGLPDADGRDVCVALRARGVDAPVLMLTALDGLHHKVGGFEAGADDYMTKPFDIPELLVRVRALLRRATVAPAPREVVLDPAKHVVTYDAVSMSLTPTEFRLLGRLIASQGDAVRRHALIAAGWPHGAQVSDNTLDSYVRRLRAKLGPLGVAERLATVRGVGYRWQ
- a CDS encoding sensor histidine kinase — translated: MAVTGFRKRVVALTVLIATAVVAILVVVSHVLLSRVTDTDAHDLARTRAEAVAANVTAKGGRVVLTENSSEALDEVAWVYADGRLIDGNVPPSVVDRVEELADSGRSQTATVGDYLLYARQVPIHGHHVMVIVRVDLTPYETSEQRSLALSLILGGLTILLAGGVAHLVVHRALRVVHEMAALADDWGHHEPGRRFNLGVPRDEFGELGRTLDHLLERVDNALADERRLTDEIAHELRTPLTVLRAEAQLAQLSGKPVPPEAVLSEVDRLDAAITTLLRAARARTDEVTRCDLRSAARQVIAGRAVEVAFPAKVEVAVAADVAVSLLSPLLDNGLRHAKSRVWITARNQGEAVVVDVLDDGPGFDPADVDRVFEAGVTGGGGYGLGLPVVRRIAASAGVEVRAIADGRGHVEVTLPAARATA